The Cryomorphaceae bacterium 1068 genome window below encodes:
- a CDS encoding ABC transporter permease: protein MKNNLNETIYQAGGVRSAIWFQIIFAIKALFSSHELAFQLAKRDIQATYRQSFLGILWAFIIPLMTTLVWLILNGSGFINTQSTGISYPAYLLSGTMIWAIFADSFNAPLDKTILNKAIITKVNFPREGIILSGVYHSFFNGLIKLVILIPALLFLDISPSASLLLVPIGLFCLVLTGTALGMIITPIGVLYSDIGKALPLLLQFLMYSVPVVYVYPTKGVLSRIVDLNPLTPLIVQTRYWLTGQSLSIDSSFLVSVLLGFSILILGLVAFRIALPKLIERIGS, encoded by the coding sequence ATGAAAAATAATTTAAACGAAACCATATATCAAGCAGGTGGTGTAAGAAGTGCTATTTGGTTTCAGATCATCTTCGCTATTAAAGCTTTATTTTCTTCCCATGAGTTAGCCTTTCAACTTGCAAAACGTGACATACAAGCTACATATAGGCAGAGTTTTCTGGGCATACTTTGGGCCTTTATTATCCCTTTAATGACTACTCTGGTGTGGTTGATTTTAAACGGTTCCGGATTTATAAATACGCAATCTACAGGTATTTCATATCCGGCTTACCTTCTTTCGGGTACCATGATATGGGCCATATTTGCTGATAGCTTTAATGCCCCATTGGATAAGACAATACTCAACAAAGCTATTATTACAAAAGTGAATTTCCCAAGAGAGGGAATAATCTTAAGCGGCGTGTATCACTCTTTTTTTAATGGGCTAATCAAACTTGTTATTCTCATTCCTGCTCTTTTGTTTTTAGATATTTCGCCTAGTGCAAGTTTATTGTTGGTCCCCATTGGATTGTTCTGTTTGGTTTTGACAGGCACTGCACTCGGCATGATCATAACACCAATAGGTGTTTTATACAGCGATATTGGAAAGGCGCTTCCACTATTACTTCAATTTCTTATGTATTCGGTTCCTGTGGTTTATGTCTATCCCACAAAAGGAGTGCTGTCTAGAATTGTTGACTTGAACCCATTAACGCCATTGATAGTACAGACAAGATATTGGCTGACAGGTCAGAGCCTGAGTATTGACTCAAGTTTCTTAGTTTCTGTTTTACTTGGTTTTTCAATTCTCATTTTAGGCCTTGTAGCTTTTCGTATAGCTTTGCCCAAACTTATCGAACGTATCGGCTCTTAG
- a CDS encoding ABC transporter ATP-binding protein: MEELVRVEGVSKKFCRDLKTSLWYGVKDISSELVGIKGKHHEHLRKHEFWAVDNVSFSLNRGDCLGLIGHNGAGKSTLLKMLNGLITPDKGLIKIRGRVAAIIELGAGFNPILTGRENIYNNGVVLGIRKREIDDALDAIIEFSGLKDFIDTPVQYYSSGMKVRLGFSVAVHLKPDVLILDEVLAVGDAGFRIKSFNKISEMMRNAAVIFVSHSMPSVARICNHGSYMSHGIQKYQGNSVQTAIGQYFADFEGEKAIVEYDSGATIDKVFLNGGESKAQVRYGEDLKIDLEINLKQSADNFYVMVQITDKDMKIVGQYFSNLFHDNFEPLEKSQITFELKDINFIDGDYAITYFIAEEKENGNYEFLATYRYLSTFRMMGLSDTLFASVHLFGKVYQNGKILIEKNQRRNEKGLNNGG; the protein is encoded by the coding sequence ATGGAGGAATTAGTCAGAGTAGAAGGGGTATCTAAAAAATTCTGTAGAGATTTAAAAACCAGTCTTTGGTACGGGGTGAAAGATATTTCTTCAGAATTAGTTGGAATAAAGGGGAAACATCATGAGCATTTACGAAAGCATGAGTTTTGGGCTGTTGACAATGTGAGTTTCAGCCTGAATAGAGGAGATTGTCTCGGATTAATTGGGCACAATGGCGCAGGTAAAAGCACCCTGCTCAAAATGTTAAATGGTCTGATAACTCCTGACAAAGGTTTAATCAAAATTAGAGGCAGAGTTGCCGCCATCATTGAGTTAGGGGCAGGGTTTAACCCAATTCTTACCGGCAGAGAGAATATCTACAATAACGGTGTCGTTTTGGGAATTCGGAAAAGAGAGATCGATGATGCCCTTGATGCCATTATTGAGTTTTCAGGACTAAAGGATTTTATTGACACGCCCGTGCAATATTATAGTTCGGGAATGAAGGTTAGGCTAGGTTTTTCAGTGGCTGTTCACCTTAAACCAGATGTACTGATTTTGGACGAAGTACTGGCGGTAGGTGATGCTGGCTTCAGAATAAAATCCTTTAACAAGATTAGTGAAATGATGCGAAATGCCGCAGTTATATTCGTAAGCCATTCAATGCCTTCTGTTGCGCGAATTTGTAATCACGGTTCTTACATGAGTCATGGTATTCAAAAGTACCAGGGAAACAGTGTTCAAACTGCAATCGGTCAATATTTCGCAGATTTTGAGGGAGAAAAAGCCATTGTAGAATATGACAGCGGAGCAACAATTGATAAAGTGTTTTTAAATGGTGGTGAATCAAAGGCACAAGTAAGATATGGGGAAGACTTAAAAATTGATTTAGAAATTAACCTTAAGCAGAGCGCAGATAATTTTTATGTCATGGTTCAAATTACCGATAAGGACATGAAAATTGTAGGTCAATATTTTAGCAATCTGTTCCATGATAATTTTGAGCCCTTAGAAAAAAGCCAAATAACTTTTGAGCTGAAGGATATTAACTTTATAGATGGAGATTATGCCATTACCTATTTCATTGCAGAGGAAAAGGAGAATGGGAACTACGAGTTTTTAGCCACTTATCGCTATTTATCTACATTCCGCATGATGGGTCTGAGTGATACACTATTTGCGAGTGTGCATCTTTTTGGCAAGGTTTATCAGAATGGGAAAATTTTGATTGAGAAAAATCAAAGGAGAAATGAAAAAGGTCTTAATAACGGGGGCTGA
- a CDS encoding LegC family aminotransferase yields MFKEITDFIRAHYGHVEGFIPLHEPRFLGNEKKYLNDVIDSTFVSSVGQYVNRFEQMICDITGAKYAVATMNGTAALHVALILAGVTRDDEVITQPLSFIATANAISYTGARMVFVDVDRDTLGLSPEHLEYFLKNNTTVNSDGDCINSSTGKRIAAVVPMHTFGFPCRIEEIVSVCSEYQVSVVEDAAESLGSTYNDRHTGTFGLAGTFSFNGNKLVTSGGGGCVLTNDEKLARLAKHITTTAKTPHRWEYMHDMVGYNYRLTNLSAALACAQLEQLGTFIANKRETALSYRSFLSDKFPTVNELPEAHANYWLNAIIMRDKSERDAFLKFSNDQNIGCRPIWQLLNRAPMFQNMQSADLSNAEWLEERVVNLPSSVTER; encoded by the coding sequence ATGTTTAAGGAGATTACGGACTTCATCAGGGCACATTATGGTCATGTGGAGGGATTTATCCCGCTCCATGAGCCAAGATTTTTGGGCAATGAGAAGAAATACCTCAATGATGTCATTGACTCCACTTTTGTTTCATCGGTTGGGCAGTACGTGAACCGTTTTGAGCAAATGATCTGCGATATTACAGGTGCCAAGTATGCCGTGGCCACCATGAATGGTACGGCAGCCCTTCATGTTGCGCTAATTTTGGCAGGAGTGACGCGAGATGATGAGGTCATTACTCAACCGCTTTCATTCATTGCTACCGCCAATGCGATAAGCTATACGGGTGCTCGAATGGTTTTTGTTGACGTGGACCGCGATACCTTGGGCTTGTCGCCCGAGCATCTCGAGTATTTTTTAAAGAACAATACCACGGTCAATTCAGATGGAGACTGCATCAATTCAAGCACTGGCAAACGAATTGCTGCAGTAGTTCCTATGCATACTTTCGGATTTCCATGCAGAATTGAGGAAATCGTATCTGTTTGTTCTGAATATCAGGTATCCGTTGTAGAAGATGCAGCTGAATCATTGGGAAGTACTTACAATGACCGGCATACCGGTACCTTCGGACTCGCGGGTACTTTTAGTTTTAATGGCAATAAATTGGTCACTAGTGGCGGTGGCGGATGCGTCCTAACCAATGATGAAAAATTAGCCCGACTTGCAAAGCACATCACAACGACCGCCAAGACCCCCCATCGTTGGGAGTACATGCATGATATGGTCGGATACAATTACCGGCTCACGAACCTGAGTGCTGCCTTGGCATGCGCGCAATTGGAACAGCTTGGTACTTTTATAGCAAACAAAAGAGAAACCGCCTTGAGCTACCGATCTTTTTTATCTGACAAATTCCCGACGGTAAATGAATTACCCGAGGCACATGCAAACTACTGGCTCAATGCCATCATAATGAGAGACAAGTCGGAGCGAGATGCCTTTCTTAAATTTTCCAATGATCAAAATATTGGATGCAGGCCTATATGGCAGTTGCTGAACAGAGCCCCTATGTTTCAAAATATGCAATCGGCTGATCTTTCAAACGCAGAATGGCTCGAAGAGAGAGTTGTAAATTTACCGAGCAGTGTCACGGAAAGGTAA
- the neuC gene encoding UDP-N-acetylglucosamine 2-epimerase, which produces MTNNKRKICVVTGTRAEYGLLYWLMKYLNDAPDVHFQLVVTGMHLSAEFGLTYQQIEKDGFRIDKKVEILLSSDSTIGISKSMGLAMISMSEAFQELQPNLVVVLGDRFEMFACASVAMICRIPIAHIHGGEATEGLIDEPIRHSITKMSQLHFTATDAYRKRVIQLGEHPNRVFNFGSPGIDNVFKLPLLTKAELEASLNFNLDHPTALLTFHPVTLEIGTSAVQFEQLLQALDTFKDLKIIFTNPNSDTDGRVIIKMIDDYVRRNPEKACSFISLGQLRYLSALKYVSFVIGNSSSGLIEVPSFGIPTIDIGDRQKGRIRAESVIHCEPLLEDLIQSIKKASSSEFKEVANRAINPYGGAGASSKIADALKSVDLTDILKKSFHDL; this is translated from the coding sequence ATGACAAATAACAAGCGGAAGATATGTGTAGTAACCGGAACACGCGCCGAATACGGACTTTTGTATTGGCTAATGAAGTATTTGAATGATGCACCTGATGTGCACTTTCAATTGGTGGTTACAGGGATGCATCTTTCTGCTGAATTTGGGTTAACCTATCAGCAAATTGAAAAAGACGGGTTTCGTATAGATAAGAAGGTGGAGATTCTGCTTTCCTCTGATTCAACGATTGGGATTTCGAAATCAATGGGCCTTGCCATGATTTCAATGTCTGAGGCATTTCAGGAACTTCAACCTAATCTTGTAGTAGTACTTGGTGACCGTTTTGAAATGTTTGCTTGTGCATCAGTAGCAATGATTTGCAGAATTCCAATTGCACATATACATGGAGGTGAAGCAACAGAAGGATTGATAGATGAGCCTATTAGACATTCTATTACCAAGATGTCTCAGCTCCATTTTACTGCGACAGACGCCTATCGCAAGCGAGTGATCCAGCTTGGAGAACATCCTAATAGAGTATTTAACTTTGGCTCACCGGGTATTGACAATGTATTCAAGCTTCCGCTTTTAACCAAAGCTGAATTAGAAGCTTCATTGAATTTCAATCTGGATCATCCTACCGCTTTGCTCACTTTTCATCCCGTAACTCTTGAAATAGGAACTTCAGCGGTACAGTTTGAGCAATTATTACAAGCGTTAGATACCTTCAAGGATCTAAAAATAATTTTCACAAATCCAAACTCGGATACCGATGGACGAGTGATTATCAAGATGATTGATGATTACGTTAGAAGAAATCCTGAGAAGGCCTGTTCATTTATTTCGCTGGGTCAGTTGCGGTACCTTTCGGCCTTAAAGTATGTGAGCTTTGTAATTGGTAATTCTTCCAGTGGTTTGATAGAAGTACCTTCATTTGGCATACCTACGATAGATATTGGAGATAGACAAAAAGGAAGAATAAGAGCTGAATCTGTGATTCATTGTGAGCCTCTCTTGGAAGACTTGATTCAGTCCATTAAAAAGGCATCAAGTTCTGAATTTAAGGAAGTAGCAAATAGAGCTATCAATCCATACGGAGGTGCTGGTGCTTCGTCAAAAATTGCGGACGCTTTGAAAAGTGTTGATTTGACCGATATTCTGAAAAAATCATTTCACGACTTATGA
- a CDS encoding PKD domain-containing protein, translating to MIRNFMRFTIARAKIFSAISKCTFLFFAGLISPLLLSAQDIDDLINSSIFWLEANTISDDVGSNINQWNGLSNSEFFNQIFEIRFPSLEAGGLNDQNVVVFNRPGNFEHLINNQGLDILSGDRTFIMIYKTDALTHGLFTRGASFAASPGEGTFGIFPFNANYRVIWTENSVTRTLAGPNIEIGKYTYVKIELDREDAEARLYFNGTLMSSITISEEYSSTNFSSMQIGAYSSGFSFPGELQFFACLDRALSNGEQNALDLYLGNQYGNYPIDLGEDVLIAPSLPCENTFSVPDIYLSYEWSTGSESNSVTVFGTDTIFLTCRDTLGFLYSDTVRTFFDYSSIDNLNVVCSYDSLLWDLNLAPGFDVLWSDGSSEILNYLEPGESLSAQIFHPEGCSASTETITTLNDTYSETVELDENPNFCLGNDIFLSSGFEEAETYLWNTDEVTPFIQPQESGEYWVEATNVNGCVGRDTVEVDIVGIAPEVEFGFSPPCEENDVVFDDQTVPDGGMITEWDWTFENNDAGSSTDENPEIFYPATGEYPVELTVTLDNGCTGTTRDTLFVNPLPLVNFSAPIVCAGNEVFFESQSVVPGGGTISLREWSFGNGTTDAGSIGSTTFEVLGFNTVTHIVTTESACVDSLVRNVEVLGSPIVDFDVEDACLGETVVFDENVDTSVSGPVFYNWQFGDGFFSNFPNTSHEYAQPGVYEVTLRATGNNIGVNGCVDEVTKEIRIYEPPTAEITTADACIGATTDLVDVSEWNSIEGVVDPVTVRTWSITDGPTGTQEGVIGSDSAQVFVPEAAGTFDVSLELETAAGCAATANGSFLVQAIPTADFDLELPSIDPPFTSMPTNLSEDGINFEWLINGAFVSSEFEPDLTFDAAGDYTVELVATNDLNCNDTATALYTVIVPEYDLALIDLQYQSQGNKLVLNSIIGNNGNVTVETFDTEIQVGRDIDFTIESEFTIPPGEVVDYPLGSDIGYIPGRDLPYTCMRISNPNGAMETDTTNNYLCVGLNRQRATFAAPYPNPATDEVKLTFVMPEDGPLNVEITGADGRLIESFVLELKEGLNTVDYPLIGWSEGMYLFKFSFKNQEEVFRLVVAR from the coding sequence ATGATCAGAAACTTCATGCGTTTTACCATAGCCCGAGCCAAAATATTTAGTGCGATTTCCAAGTGCACATTTCTGTTTTTTGCCGGGCTGATCTCTCCATTACTATTGAGTGCTCAGGATATTGACGACCTTATCAACTCGAGCATATTTTGGCTTGAAGCCAATACAATTTCTGATGACGTGGGTTCCAATATTAATCAATGGAATGGCCTATCAAATTCTGAATTCTTTAATCAAATATTTGAGATCAGGTTTCCAAGTTTAGAAGCTGGCGGATTAAATGACCAGAATGTCGTAGTTTTTAATAGGCCAGGTAACTTTGAACATCTTATCAATAATCAGGGTTTGGATATTCTTTCAGGTGACAGAACGTTTATAATGATCTATAAGACAGATGCATTAACACACGGTCTTTTTACCAGAGGTGCCTCTTTCGCGGCTTCACCTGGAGAAGGCACGTTTGGCATTTTCCCGTTTAACGCAAATTATCGTGTCATCTGGACTGAAAATTCAGTTACGAGAACTTTGGCTGGGCCAAACATTGAAATTGGCAAATACACTTATGTAAAAATAGAACTTGACAGAGAGGATGCTGAGGCTCGGCTATATTTCAACGGTACTTTGATGAGTTCAATCACAATATCCGAGGAATATTCATCAACTAATTTTTCATCTATGCAGATCGGAGCATACTCCTCGGGCTTTTCTTTCCCAGGTGAATTACAGTTTTTTGCTTGTCTGGATCGAGCTTTATCTAATGGGGAGCAAAATGCATTAGATCTCTATCTCGGAAATCAATATGGTAATTATCCAATCGACTTAGGAGAAGACGTATTGATCGCTCCTTCTTTGCCTTGTGAAAATACATTTTCCGTCCCTGATATTTATCTCTCATATGAATGGTCCACAGGTTCGGAATCTAATTCCGTGACGGTTTTCGGGACGGACACTATCTTTTTAACTTGTAGAGATACGTTAGGTTTTCTATACAGTGACACGGTTAGGACATTCTTTGATTATTCATCAATTGACAATTTGAATGTGGTTTGTTCTTATGATTCTTTGTTGTGGGACCTAAATCTTGCCCCTGGCTTTGATGTTCTATGGAGTGATGGGTCTTCAGAAATTCTTAATTACTTAGAACCAGGAGAGTCACTATCCGCCCAAATTTTTCATCCTGAAGGCTGCTCTGCCTCTACAGAAACAATAACAACCCTGAACGATACTTACTCTGAGACTGTTGAACTCGATGAAAACCCAAATTTCTGCCTCGGCAACGACATCTTCCTCTCCTCAGGATTTGAAGAAGCGGAAACGTATCTCTGGAACACCGATGAAGTCACCCCCTTTATCCAACCGCAAGAGAGTGGGGAGTATTGGGTAGAAGCTACCAATGTTAATGGATGCGTGGGGAGAGATACGGTGGAAGTAGATATAGTTGGGATTGCTCCGGAAGTGGAGTTTGGGTTTAGTCCGCCATGTGAGGAGAACGATGTGGTATTTGACGATCAGACCGTTCCTGACGGGGGTATGATTACCGAGTGGGATTGGACTTTTGAGAACAATGATGCCGGTTCATCGACTGATGAGAACCCCGAAATCTTTTATCCCGCTACGGGAGAATATCCCGTAGAGCTAACAGTGACCTTGGACAATGGATGCACGGGAACGACTCGGGATACGCTATTTGTGAACCCGCTGCCGCTGGTCAACTTCTCCGCCCCCATCGTTTGCGCGGGGAATGAGGTGTTTTTTGAGAGTCAGTCGGTAGTGCCGGGTGGTGGCACCATCTCTCTGAGGGAATGGTCGTTTGGCAATGGTACCACAGATGCGGGATCGATTGGATCAACCACTTTTGAAGTGTTGGGATTTAATACCGTGACGCATATCGTAACCACGGAGAGTGCCTGTGTGGATAGCTTGGTGCGGAATGTAGAGGTATTGGGCAGCCCCATCGTCGACTTTGACGTGGAGGACGCCTGCCTCGGAGAGACGGTGGTATTTGATGAAAATGTAGACACCTCCGTTTCGGGACCTGTTTTTTACAATTGGCAATTCGGGGATGGGTTCTTTTCCAATTTTCCGAATACCTCGCATGAGTACGCCCAGCCGGGGGTATATGAGGTGACGCTAAGGGCTACCGGAAACAATATAGGGGTGAACGGTTGTGTGGACGAAGTGACAAAGGAGATCCGAATTTATGAGCCCCCGACGGCGGAGATTACCACGGCAGATGCTTGCATAGGCGCCACAACGGATTTAGTAGATGTTTCTGAATGGAATAGTATTGAGGGCGTAGTGGACCCCGTGACGGTTCGCACTTGGTCGATTACCGATGGTCCGACGGGAACGCAGGAAGGAGTGATCGGCAGCGACTCAGCGCAGGTGTTTGTCCCCGAGGCGGCGGGTACGTTTGACGTATCGCTGGAATTGGAGACAGCTGCCGGATGCGCGGCTACGGCCAATGGGAGTTTCTTGGTACAGGCCATCCCAACGGCGGATTTTGATTTGGAATTGCCGTCCATCGATCCGCCTTTTACCAGCATGCCCACCAATCTATCGGAAGATGGAATCAACTTCGAGTGGTTGATCAACGGCGCTTTTGTGTCTTCTGAGTTTGAGCCCGACTTGACTTTTGATGCGGCGGGAGATTACACGGTGGAGCTCGTGGCTACAAATGACTTAAATTGCAACGATACGGCCACGGCCCTCTACACGGTAATCGTTCCCGAATACGATCTTGCCTTGATCGACTTGCAGTATCAGTCGCAGGGGAATAAGCTGGTGCTCAACTCCATTATTGGGAATAACGGGAATGTTACTGTAGAGACCTTCGATACGGAGATACAGGTGGGTCGAGATATTGATTTTACGATAGAATCGGAGTTTACGATCCCTCCCGGAGAGGTGGTTGATTATCCACTGGGATCTGATATCGGGTACATTCCCGGAAGGGACTTGCCGTATACGTGTATGCGGATCTCCAACCCGAACGGAGCGATGGAGACGGACACCACGAATAATTATTTGTGTGTGGGCTTGAACCGACAGCGGGCGACTTTCGCAGCGCCCTACCCCAACCCTGCGACGGACGAGGTAAAGTTGACGTTCGTAATGCCCGAAGATGGTCCGCTGAATGTGGAGATCACGGGGGCTGATGGTCGGTTGATTGAATCGTTTGTCCTCGAATTGAAGGAGGGGTTAAACACGGTGGATTATCCACTGATAGGCTGGAGCGAGGGGATGTATCTCTTTAAGTTTTCTTTTAAGAACCAGGAGGAGGTCTTTCGGTTGGTGGTGGCGAGGTAG
- a CDS encoding NAD-dependent 4,6-dehydratase LegB — protein MKKVLITGADGFIGSHLVEMLLELGFDVRAFVYYNSFNSWGWLDTLPKEKLEQIEIFSGDIRDPNGVRTAMEGVDIVYHLAALIAIPFSYHSPDSYIDTNVKGTLNILQAARDYNVERVLITSTSEVYGTAQFVPITEEHPKQAQSPYSASKIGADAIADSFCRSFNLPITVVRPFNTYGPRQSARAVIPTIITQLLNQASEVKLGDITPTRDLLFVKDTASAFLAIAECADLIGQEVNIATESEISIGDLAQILINLINPSASIVSDAQRIRPEKSEVFRLFGSRQKLTELTGWQPQYTLEKGLQETIEWFSNSRNLTKYKADIYNV, from the coding sequence ATGAAAAAGGTCTTAATAACGGGGGCTGACGGCTTCATTGGCAGCCATTTGGTAGAGATGCTGCTGGAACTTGGTTTTGATGTCAGGGCTTTTGTCTACTACAATTCATTCAATAGCTGGGGGTGGCTGGACACCCTGCCCAAAGAGAAACTAGAACAAATCGAAATCTTTTCGGGCGATATCAGAGACCCCAACGGGGTAAGAACCGCTATGGAAGGAGTGGACATTGTCTATCATCTCGCCGCTTTAATCGCCATTCCCTTTAGTTATCACTCACCCGATTCTTATATTGATACCAACGTGAAAGGAACCCTCAATATTCTGCAGGCGGCCAGGGATTATAATGTCGAAAGAGTTTTGATTACTTCCACTTCAGAAGTCTACGGCACCGCGCAATTTGTACCAATTACAGAGGAGCATCCCAAGCAGGCGCAATCGCCTTATTCCGCTTCGAAGATTGGTGCGGATGCCATAGCCGATTCATTTTGCCGAAGTTTTAACCTCCCCATTACCGTCGTTAGGCCCTTCAATACGTATGGGCCAAGACAGTCAGCCAGAGCAGTGATTCCAACCATAATAACCCAATTGCTCAATCAAGCGTCGGAGGTGAAATTAGGAGATATCACTCCAACCAGAGATTTACTTTTTGTTAAGGATACCGCAAGTGCTTTTCTTGCAATTGCTGAATGCGCGGATCTAATTGGACAGGAAGTCAATATTGCCACCGAATCTGAAATTAGCATTGGCGATTTGGCGCAAATCCTAATTAATTTGATAAATCCATCTGCAAGCATTGTATCCGATGCTCAAAGAATCCGACCCGAGAAATCTGAAGTCTTCAGATTGTTTGGAAGTAGGCAAAAACTTACGGAACTCACAGGGTGGCAACCGCAATACACATTGGAAAAAGGACTTCAAGAAACCATCGAATGGTTCAGCAATAGCCGTAATTTGACAAAATACAAGGCAGACATCTACAATGTTTAA
- a CDS encoding acetyltransferase, which translates to MSRKGKLYIFGYSGHAYVVLDTALALKLSPEGYFEQVEKKKNPYALKYMGQETQFDFTRLDDHDVFFPALGKSELRKRLVEIAEDKNLSLSTLLHPAAIISSNSLIKYGTLVAPGAIVNSGVHIGKGCIINTGAIVEHECSIGDYSHIAPGAVLAGNVTTGKECFIGMNSSIKEGVQIGDRVIVGAGAVVLKDIPSDETWVGNPAYRFR; encoded by the coding sequence GTGTCACGGAAAGGTAAACTCTACATATTTGGATACTCAGGACATGCCTACGTCGTGCTCGATACAGCTCTGGCTCTTAAACTTTCCCCGGAAGGATATTTTGAGCAAGTAGAAAAGAAGAAGAATCCATACGCCTTAAAATATATGGGGCAGGAAACGCAATTTGATTTTACCCGGTTGGACGATCACGATGTCTTCTTTCCAGCTCTTGGAAAGTCTGAATTGAGAAAGAGATTGGTGGAAATAGCGGAGGATAAGAATTTATCGCTTAGCACTTTGCTACATCCCGCAGCGATTATCTCATCAAACTCACTTATTAAGTATGGGACACTTGTTGCCCCTGGTGCAATTGTTAATAGTGGAGTACACATTGGGAAGGGATGTATTATAAATACAGGTGCCATAGTCGAACATGAATGTTCTATTGGCGATTATTCTCATATAGCTCCGGGCGCTGTGCTCGCTGGAAATGTTACTACTGGTAAGGAGTGTTTTATAGGGATGAATTCGAGTATAAAGGAAGGAGTACAAATTGGTGATCGAGTTATAGTAGGTGCAGGGGCAGTTGTTTTAAAAGATATACCTTCAGATGAAACATGGGTAGGAAATCCTGCTTACAGGTTTAGATAA
- the neuB gene encoding N-acetylneuraminate synthase, protein MEKVLIIAEAGVNHNGDLEKAKMLIDAAAEARADFVKFQTFSAERIVSGGAKKATYQKNNLGGNDENQFNMLKKLELRPEYHQILIDYCVSRGIKFLSTGFDEKSIDFLDKLFTPLFKIPSGEITNKPYLEHIASKGKPVILSTGMTKLLEIEDALKILTEKGLVKDQITVLHCNTEYPTPMSDVNLKAMLQIKDELGVQVGYSDHTLGIEVPIAAVALGAKVIEKHFTLDRRMPGPDHAASLEPHELKAMVAAIRNIEAALSGDGKKKPSPSEQKNITVVRKSIHLNKSIHKGHIIHEDDLIMLRPGDGISPMKIDAVIGKSASSDLNKFDKLSLEDLS, encoded by the coding sequence ATAGAAAAAGTATTGATTATTGCGGAAGCTGGTGTAAATCATAATGGTGATTTAGAAAAAGCCAAAATGCTTATTGATGCTGCTGCTGAAGCTCGCGCTGACTTTGTGAAATTTCAAACATTTAGTGCAGAAAGAATTGTCAGCGGAGGTGCTAAAAAAGCAACTTATCAAAAGAATAATCTGGGTGGTAATGATGAGAATCAATTTAATATGCTCAAGAAGTTAGAGCTGAGACCGGAGTACCACCAAATATTGATTGATTATTGCGTATCCCGCGGAATTAAATTCCTGTCCACTGGTTTTGACGAAAAGAGTATTGATTTTCTAGATAAACTTTTCACTCCACTGTTTAAAATCCCATCTGGGGAGATTACCAATAAACCTTACCTTGAACATATAGCATCGAAAGGCAAACCGGTGATATTGTCAACTGGTATGACCAAATTGCTGGAAATTGAGGATGCTTTGAAGATATTGACCGAAAAGGGTTTGGTAAAAGATCAGATTACAGTATTGCATTGCAATACAGAGTATCCGACTCCGATGAGCGACGTGAACCTTAAGGCTATGTTGCAAATCAAAGATGAGTTAGGAGTGCAAGTCGGATACTCGGATCACACCTTAGGTATTGAAGTACCCATTGCTGCAGTAGCTTTGGGTGCGAAAGTGATCGAAAAGCATTTTACGCTTGATCGCAGGATGCCTGGTCCAGACCATGCCGCGTCTCTCGAACCACACGAACTTAAAGCCATGGTAGCAGCCATTAGGAATATTGAAGCGGCGCTTTCAGGGGATGGAAAAAAGAAGCCTAGTCCTTCTGAACAAAAGAATATTACAGTTGTCCGGAAAAGCATTCATCTTAATAAATCAATACATAAGGGCCATATTATTCATGAAGACGATTTAATAATGCTTCGACCTGGTGATGGTATATCTCCTATGAAAATTGATGCTGTGATTGGTAAGAGCGCTTCTTCTGATTTAAATAAATTTGACAAGCTCTCACTGGAAGATCTTTCATAA